In Zobellia roscoffensis, the following are encoded in one genomic region:
- a CDS encoding Gfo/Idh/MocA family protein encodes MNSNRRNFLKKSSLVGAGIALAPNISQANFLGTERPFSSQYMGGFKAPKLDKVRFAFIGVGARGSGHVEQIAAIEGTEVVAISDLYEDLAQKSADACKEAGRGQRHKKVKLYTDGENDWKKMLEKEKPDAVIIATPWSLHAPMAIAAMNAGAHAFVEVPIALTVEEMWQIVDTSEKTKKHCMMMENVNYGRDELLYLNMCREGVIGELLHGEASYIHELRFQMMEEERGTGSWRTPHYAHRNGNLYPTHGLGPVAQYMNVGRTDDNFKFMNSFSSPAKGRQLYAEKNFSENHKWNKLDYKGGDINTSIIKTTLGRTIMVQWDETSPRPYTRHNMIQGTKGTLAGFPTRIAIEGGVEGATEDHHHWAEGDGLTKIYEKYEHPLYKRVGDLATKMGGHGGMDFMMLFRIVECLRNGEPLDQNVYEGCLWSAVSPLSEASVAANGAPQAFPDFTRGAWKTTAPLGIIS; translated from the coding sequence ATGAACTCGAATAGAAGAAATTTTCTAAAAAAATCGTCATTGGTAGGAGCAGGAATTGCTCTGGCTCCAAATATTTCTCAAGCTAATTTTTTAGGAACGGAGCGGCCATTTTCGTCGCAATATATGGGTGGCTTTAAGGCCCCTAAATTGGATAAGGTACGTTTTGCATTTATTGGTGTAGGCGCTAGAGGTTCAGGTCACGTAGAACAAATAGCGGCTATTGAAGGTACAGAGGTTGTTGCTATATCGGATTTATATGAAGATTTAGCTCAAAAATCTGCTGATGCCTGTAAGGAAGCTGGTAGAGGCCAAAGACATAAAAAGGTAAAGCTTTATACGGATGGAGAGAACGATTGGAAAAAAATGCTGGAAAAAGAAAAGCCAGACGCTGTTATTATAGCAACCCCTTGGAGTCTACATGCCCCAATGGCCATTGCAGCTATGAATGCCGGTGCTCATGCTTTTGTGGAAGTTCCTATTGCTTTAACTGTTGAAGAAATGTGGCAAATAGTAGACACCTCCGAAAAGACGAAGAAGCATTGTATGATGATGGAAAACGTTAACTACGGTAGAGATGAGTTGTTGTATCTAAATATGTGCCGTGAAGGCGTAATAGGTGAGCTGTTGCATGGCGAGGCATCCTATATTCACGAATTACGTTTTCAGATGATGGAAGAAGAACGTGGCACAGGTTCTTGGCGTACACCACATTATGCGCATAGAAATGGAAATTTGTACCCAACTCACGGTTTGGGTCCGGTAGCACAATACATGAACGTTGGCCGTACAGACGATAATTTTAAGTTTATGAATTCTTTTTCATCGCCTGCAAAAGGTCGTCAATTGTATGCAGAAAAGAACTTTTCTGAGAATCACAAATGGAATAAATTAGATTATAAAGGAGGTGATATCAATACTTCAATCATAAAAACTACTTTGGGTAGAACCATAATGGTACAATGGGATGAAACAAGTCCACGGCCATACACGCGTCATAATATGATCCAGGGGACAAAAGGTACTTTGGCCGGTTTTCCAACGCGTATTGCCATAGAAGGTGGAGTTGAAGGTGCAACCGAAGACCACCATCACTGGGCGGAAGGAGATGGCTTGACAAAGATCTATGAGAAATATGAACACCCATTGTATAAAAGAGTGGGAGACCTAGCTACTAAAATGGGCGGCCACGGAGGAATGGATTTTATGATGCTTTTCCGTATTGTAGAATGTTTGAGAAATGGAGAACCTTTAGATCAAAATGTATATGAAGGTTGTCTTTGGAGTGCGGTTTCACCTTTAAGCGAAGCTTCCGTAGCAGCAAATGGTGCACCTCAAGCATTTCCGGATTTTACTCGCGGTGCTTGGAAAACTACCGCTCCTTTGGGTATTATAAGTTAA
- a CDS encoding DUF1853 family protein yields the protein MIKEQCLGFLNTPALWIGEQFGIEQFVFPELNMSRFLPKPIFKKMRLGHQMEHVFEQLLIRNNTYELVLHNQPVKDGNLTIGEIDFILKNRETEKLLHVELTYKFYIIDPTISEPIHRLIGPNRRDMFYTKMEKIRDKQFPLLHSENGIRTLSERNINHEDIEHQACYKAQLFMPFTDMNVDITPLNTDCIYGYWVRFTDFENSAFRNHKYYLPYKSEWVIEPHKMVRWSSHFETLMEVNLRTLNENAPMLWMKKSDTEFEKFFVVWW from the coding sequence ATGATAAAAGAACAATGCTTAGGATTTTTGAATACACCTGCTTTGTGGATAGGTGAGCAATTTGGAATAGAACAGTTTGTTTTCCCTGAGCTCAACATGAGTAGGTTCCTTCCTAAACCCATTTTTAAAAAGATGCGGTTAGGTCATCAAATGGAACATGTTTTTGAACAGCTGTTAATACGAAATAACACCTACGAACTTGTGCTCCACAACCAACCGGTAAAAGATGGAAATCTAACCATTGGTGAAATCGATTTTATTCTAAAAAATAGAGAAACAGAAAAACTGCTACATGTAGAACTCACCTATAAATTTTACATTATTGACCCCACCATTTCGGAACCTATTCACCGATTAATAGGACCTAACCGAAGGGATATGTTCTATACTAAAATGGAAAAAATACGCGATAAACAATTTCCTCTTCTTCATTCCGAAAATGGAATTAGAACGTTATCTGAAAGAAATATAAACCATGAGGATATTGAGCATCAAGCGTGCTATAAGGCCCAGCTTTTCATGCCTTTTACCGATATGAATGTTGATATCACTCCTTTAAATACAGACTGTATCTATGGTTATTGGGTTCGTTTTACTGATTTTGAAAATTCAGCGTTCAGAAATCATAAATACTACCTCCCCTATAAATCCGAATGGGTGATAGAACCTCATAAAATGGTAAGATGGTCATCGCACTTTGAAACTCTAATGGAAGTAAACCTAAGAACCCTTAACGAAAATGCTCCCATGCTCTGGATGAAAAAATCCGATACCGAGTTTGAGAAGTTTTTTGTGGTTTGGTGGTGA
- a CDS encoding DUF4249 family protein, whose translation MRNYIKITVLLLVLSISCTDVVDVDVQEAPTRLVIQASLDWEKGTMGNEQMVKLRNSTEFFDTTSNTEVTGASVSVTNDTSGEEFIFTDQNNGEYITTEFVPVLNQSYTLEVVHNGETYSAQETLMPVTEITDLYQDREDGFDNEELELHVEFTDPVDEENFYLFKFQRQGDLLPEFEVGYDEFVNGNEIDWWYEQEEDEDTDKIEVLVPGDVVAIEMYGISEAYYDYMDILIDQIGGVGIFSATPVSVKGNCVNLTTPDNYAHGYFRLTEVNKASYTFE comes from the coding sequence ATGCGTAATTATATAAAAATCACAGTATTGCTTTTAGTCTTGTCAATCTCTTGTACAGATGTTGTTGATGTAGACGTACAAGAAGCCCCAACACGTTTGGTAATTCAGGCCTCATTAGATTGGGAGAAAGGAACTATGGGCAATGAGCAAATGGTAAAATTGAGAAACTCTACCGAATTTTTTGATACCACCAGTAATACAGAGGTAACAGGCGCTTCTGTTTCTGTTACGAACGACACTAGCGGAGAAGAATTTATTTTTACCGATCAAAACAACGGCGAATACATTACTACTGAATTTGTACCTGTTTTAAATCAATCTTACACTCTTGAAGTTGTACATAATGGTGAAACCTACTCAGCTCAGGAAACATTGATGCCCGTTACCGAAATTACGGATTTGTACCAAGATAGAGAAGATGGTTTTGATAATGAAGAATTGGAATTACATGTTGAATTTACAGACCCTGTGGATGAAGAAAATTTCTATCTCTTTAAATTTCAAAGGCAAGGAGACCTGTTACCAGAATTTGAGGTGGGATACGATGAATTTGTAAACGGAAATGAAATCGATTGGTGGTATGAACAGGAAGAGGATGAAGACACTGATAAAATAGAGGTATTGGTTCCAGGCGATGTTGTAGCCATAGAAATGTATGGCATTTCTGAAGCATATTATGATTATATGGATATTCTAATTGACCAAATAGGAGGCGTTGGTATTTTTTCGGCAACACCAGTTTCCGTAAAGGGAAATTGTGTAAATCTAACCACTCCTGATAATTATGCACATGGGTACTTTCGGTTAACAGAGGTAAATAAAGCCAGTTATACGTTTGAGTGA
- a CDS encoding TonB-dependent receptor has product MIKIEKHKVWLRQSKAVLSLLLLLVSTCGIAQENYTVSGKISDKEDGETLFGASVFLEGTTIGVVTNEYGFYSITAPKGNYRLLISYMGYSEEYQEITLDKNQKLDFEIMAVSTQLEEVVVSADEPEMAVLRKPEMSVAKMNIATVKQMPVVLGEVDVLKSLQMLPGVTNNGEGTGGFHVRGGAGDQNLVLLDEAIIYNTSHMFGFFSVFNADAIKDVKLYKGGIPARYGGRVSSVLDVRQKDGNNKRFEATGGVGIISSRLAVEGPLFKEKGSFIIAGRRSYADLLLKAAGEDNSVSFYDLNLKTNYKINTNNRLYLSGYFGRDAFELGENFSSSYGNSTGNLRWNHIFNDKLFSNLSAIYSKYDYDLGITTAEFDWVSSITNYNLKYDLKYYFSDKFKLDFGASGIYYDFDPGEIRPTSETSAVNPLTLDRKKAVESGVYVNAEHKLTENLTAQYGLRYSGFTRLGGQAMVDYANDQPVVYNSTLGIYERGTEVGETNYEKGDAIETFGNFEPRVSLAYTLNDNSSLKAGFSRVAQYIHLLSNTSSATPLDVWAPSGQFIKPQLSNQYALGYFRNFKDKAYSMEAEVYFKNTDNRIDYIDGSNLIGQNTIETEILSGESRAYGLELLLRKNEGKFTGWIAYTLSKSEQRTPGGNAGGLGINNGEWYNTPYDRTHDISISGSYKLNNKWSFSSNLVFQTGRPVTYPNGQYEYEGISIASYAGRNSDRLPAYHRLDLSVNYKPNRKPESKFKGEWVLGIYNAYNRKNAASISFGQNLETGANEATRTAIFGIVPSLTYNFKF; this is encoded by the coding sequence ATGATAAAAATTGAAAAGCACAAGGTTTGGCTGCGGCAATCAAAAGCCGTCTTAAGTCTACTATTATTACTTGTAAGTACGTGTGGTATAGCACAAGAAAATTATACTGTTAGTGGTAAGATAAGTGACAAAGAAGATGGTGAGACCTTATTTGGGGCTTCCGTGTTTCTAGAGGGAACAACCATTGGAGTGGTAACCAACGAGTACGGATTCTATTCCATTACGGCGCCAAAAGGAAACTACCGTTTGCTTATTTCTTATATGGGGTATTCTGAAGAGTACCAGGAAATTACTTTGGATAAAAACCAAAAACTAGATTTTGAGATTATGGCGGTGTCTACACAACTAGAAGAAGTAGTGGTCTCCGCAGACGAACCGGAAATGGCCGTTTTGCGAAAACCAGAAATGAGTGTTGCTAAAATGAATATTGCAACGGTAAAACAAATGCCTGTGGTTTTGGGTGAGGTAGATGTTTTAAAGTCATTGCAAATGCTGCCCGGAGTGACCAATAATGGGGAAGGAACTGGCGGTTTTCACGTACGTGGTGGTGCGGGAGACCAAAACCTGGTTCTTTTAGATGAGGCCATTATTTATAATACCTCGCATATGTTCGGTTTCTTTTCAGTGTTTAACGCTGATGCCATTAAGGATGTGAAATTGTACAAAGGGGGTATTCCTGCACGTTATGGGGGTCGAGTTTCTTCTGTGCTTGATGTGCGTCAAAAAGATGGCAATAATAAGCGGTTCGAAGCTACTGGGGGTGTTGGTATAATTTCAAGTCGCTTGGCTGTTGAAGGTCCTTTGTTCAAAGAAAAAGGGTCGTTTATTATTGCGGGAAGAAGGTCGTATGCAGATTTACTTTTAAAAGCGGCCGGTGAAGATAACAGTGTTAGTTTCTACGATTTAAACCTCAAAACCAATTACAAGATCAATACGAACAACAGGCTTTATCTTTCCGGTTATTTTGGTAGGGATGCTTTTGAATTGGGTGAAAATTTTAGTAGCAGCTATGGGAATTCAACCGGAAATCTGCGTTGGAACCATATTTTTAATGATAAACTTTTTTCAAACTTATCGGCTATATACAGTAAGTATGATTATGATTTAGGGATAACAACAGCGGAGTTCGATTGGGTTTCTTCTATTACCAATTACAATCTAAAATATGATCTAAAATACTATTTCAGTGACAAGTTTAAACTGGATTTTGGGGCTAGTGGTATTTATTATGATTTTGACCCTGGCGAGATTAGGCCTACCTCAGAGACATCAGCCGTTAACCCCTTAACCTTAGATCGTAAAAAGGCCGTGGAAAGTGGTGTATATGTAAATGCCGAACATAAATTAACAGAGAATTTAACCGCTCAGTATGGATTGCGCTACAGCGGATTTACTAGACTTGGAGGGCAAGCCATGGTAGATTATGCAAATGACCAACCTGTTGTTTACAATTCTACTTTGGGTATATATGAACGTGGAACCGAAGTAGGGGAGACAAATTATGAAAAAGGGGATGCCATAGAAACATTTGGAAACTTTGAACCCAGAGTATCATTGGCCTATACTCTAAATGATAATTCGTCATTAAAAGCAGGGTTTTCTAGGGTTGCTCAATACATTCATTTGCTTTCGAATACTTCTTCTGCTACTCCGTTGGATGTTTGGGCACCAAGTGGCCAGTTTATCAAACCACAATTATCCAATCAATATGCACTGGGGTATTTTAGAAATTTCAAGGACAAGGCATATTCCATGGAAGCGGAGGTCTATTTCAAAAACACGGACAATAGAATCGATTATATTGATGGGTCTAATTTAATAGGACAGAATACGATTGAAACAGAAATCTTAAGCGGAGAATCAAGAGCGTATGGTCTTGAACTTTTATTACGTAAAAACGAGGGTAAATTCACGGGGTGGATTGCGTATACCTTATCAAAGTCTGAACAACGCACTCCAGGAGGTAATGCCGGCGGATTAGGAATCAACAATGGTGAATGGTACAATACACCTTATGATAGAACTCATGACATTTCTATTTCCGGGTCATATAAATTGAATAATAAATGGAGCTTTAGTTCTAATCTCGTTTTTCAAACGGGAAGACCGGTTACGTATCCAAACGGGCAGTATGAATATGAAGGTATTTCTATTGCTAGTTATGCAGGCAGAAATTCGGATCGCCTACCTGCGTATCACCGGCTAGACTTATCTGTTAATTATAAACCAAACCGTAAGCCTGAGAGTAAATTTAAAGGGGAGTGGGTATTAGGTATCTATAATGCTTACAATCGTAAAAATGCAGCTTCTATTTCTTTTGGTCAGAATTTAGAAACTGGAGCCAACGAAGCTACTAGAACAGCCATTTTTGGCATCGTCCCTTCTTTAACCTATAACTTTAAATTTTAA
- a CDS encoding RNA polymerase sigma factor, protein METDIRFRHKSLVESSKTGDRSSQYQLYELYVDAMYNIGMRFLGIKEDAEDIVQDSFVDAFKNLHNFKYESTFGAWLKRIVINKSINHLKVKRLPLATMDDHEYHLTEDEAHEKVDPVDILKVKTGIEKLPLGYKQIINLYLLEGYDHNEISEVLGISTSTSKSQYHRAKKKLVEIINTL, encoded by the coding sequence TTGGAAACCGATATTCGTTTTAGGCATAAATCTCTTGTTGAAAGCAGCAAGACCGGCGATAGAAGTTCACAGTACCAACTGTATGAACTCTACGTAGATGCTATGTACAATATTGGGATGCGATTTCTGGGAATCAAAGAGGATGCAGAAGACATTGTTCAGGACAGTTTTGTAGATGCCTTTAAAAATCTGCACAACTTTAAGTATGAGTCTACATTCGGGGCATGGCTAAAGCGGATTGTAATCAATAAGAGCATCAACCATTTAAAAGTTAAGCGTTTACCGCTTGCCACAATGGACGATCATGAATACCACCTAACGGAAGACGAGGCACATGAAAAAGTAGATCCCGTAGATATTTTAAAAGTAAAAACAGGAATTGAAAAGCTCCCCCTGGGCTATAAACAAATAATTAACCTGTATTTACTGGAAGGTTATGACCACAACGAAATAAGTGAGGTACTGGGTATTTCCACATCCACCTCAAAATCACAATACCACAGGGCCAAAAAGAAACTAGTTGAAATTATAAACACATTATAA
- a CDS encoding lactoylglutathione lyase family protein yields MNTNKEYPKSFSHIGITVPKLEEAVTFYSEVMGWYVIMAPSKVKKEKETAIGQMCIDVFGEDWEEFEIAHMSTSDGIGIELFSFPQGGKEAPDFNPFNTGLFHFCIQDPNIEDLVDKIVAHGGKHRMPIRSYYPNEKPYRMCYVEDPFGIVFEIYSHSYELTYSSGAYTE; encoded by the coding sequence ATGAACACAAATAAAGAGTATCCAAAATCATTTTCACATATTGGTATTACGGTTCCCAAATTAGAAGAAGCCGTTACATTTTATTCCGAAGTAATGGGGTGGTATGTGATAATGGCTCCATCAAAAGTTAAAAAAGAAAAAGAAACAGCCATTGGCCAGATGTGTATTGATGTTTTTGGTGAAGACTGGGAAGAATTTGAAATTGCCCACATGTCCACTTCCGATGGTATTGGAATTGAATTATTTTCATTTCCACAGGGGGGTAAAGAGGCACCAGATTTTAATCCGTTCAATACGGGACTATTCCATTTTTGCATACAAGACCCAAACATTGAAGATTTGGTTGATAAAATTGTAGCGCATGGCGGAAAGCACCGTATGCCTATAAGGTCTTATTATCCTAATGAAAAGCCCTATAGAATGTGTTATGTAGAAGACCCTTTCGGAATTGTTTTTGAAATCTATTCGCACAGTTATGAGTTGACGTATTCTTCCGGGGCATATACGGAGTAA
- a CDS encoding winged helix-turn-helix transcriptional regulator produces the protein MNNENYCPLDHTMNLIGTKWKPIVLFHLLDRQLRSGVLQKKIPGISNKMFTQTVRELEKDGLVIREVFPVVPPKVEYGLTEKGKSLKDILESLDKWGADNSKPPLN, from the coding sequence ATGAATAACGAAAATTACTGCCCTTTAGATCACACCATGAATTTAATCGGTACCAAGTGGAAACCAATTGTTCTTTTTCATCTCCTTGATAGGCAATTACGTTCTGGCGTTTTACAGAAGAAAATTCCAGGAATATCAAATAAAATGTTTACTCAAACTGTACGTGAACTAGAAAAAGACGGACTGGTCATCAGAGAGGTATTTCCCGTGGTTCCTCCAAAAGTTGAATACGGTTTAACAGAAAAAGGAAAATCACTCAAAGACATCTTAGAAAGTCTGGATAAATGGGGCGCTGACAATAGTAAACCTCCATTAAATTAA
- a CDS encoding head GIN domain-containing protein, with the protein MKTKTIFIAMALACGILTSCDYDHIRASDEITTKDLTISDYDGLKVSNAFDVYVTFSDNKEEIQIEANDNLQDRIVVAREGNEVIIKLKRYTTVSGNPTLKAFITTKDISEFDLSGAASVTLESPWNTERGKIELSGASDLTGEVFADYLNVDLNGASEADIYGEVKSVHANLSGSSDFRNYDLQIERLNIDLSGASEAFLTATESIDVEATGASTLNYKGTAVINHERIKGASQLKNRN; encoded by the coding sequence ATGAAAACAAAAACGATTTTTATCGCCATGGCCCTGGCATGTGGAATTCTTACCTCTTGTGACTATGACCATATACGAGCTTCGGACGAAATCACCACTAAAGATTTAACCATTTCAGATTATGACGGACTAAAAGTTTCCAATGCTTTTGATGTCTACGTTACCTTTTCAGATAATAAAGAGGAAATCCAAATTGAAGCGAATGACAATTTACAAGACCGTATTGTTGTTGCACGAGAAGGAAACGAAGTTATCATCAAACTTAAAAGATACACAACAGTAAGTGGCAATCCTACATTAAAGGCTTTTATAACCACCAAAGACATTTCTGAATTTGACCTCTCTGGAGCAGCAAGCGTAACCTTAGAAAGTCCTTGGAATACCGAACGTGGCAAAATTGAGCTTTCCGGAGCGTCTGACCTTACCGGTGAAGTCTTTGCAGATTATCTTAATGTTGACCTTAACGGTGCATCTGAAGCCGATATTTACGGGGAAGTAAAATCCGTACATGCCAACCTTTCCGGAAGCAGTGACTTTAGAAATTACGATTTACAAATAGAGCGTTTGAACATTGATCTTTCAGGAGCCAGTGAAGCTTTCCTTACTGCCACGGAATCAATAGATGTAGAGGCAACGGGAGCGAGCACGCTAAACTACAAGGGTACTGCAGTTATCAATCATGAACGGATAAAAGGAGCTTCACAGCTAAAAAATAGGAACTAG
- the hisIE gene encoding bifunctional phosphoribosyl-AMP cyclohydrolase/phosphoribosyl-ATP diphosphatase HisIE, producing MKIDFNKNGDGLVPAIIQDAVTKNVLMLGYMNQEAFDKTEETKKVTFYSRTKKRLWTKGEESGNFLELIDIKNDCDNDTLLVFVKPVGPTCHKGTGTCWNEENNPNFGFFSQLEDVIKQRREASDSSKSYVASLFEKGINKIAQKVGEEAVETVIEAMDDNDDLFLYESADLLFHYLMLLQAKGFTLKDIEAELVKRHK from the coding sequence ATGAAAATAGATTTCAATAAAAACGGAGACGGACTCGTGCCGGCAATTATTCAGGACGCAGTTACAAAAAACGTTTTGATGTTGGGGTACATGAACCAAGAGGCTTTTGACAAAACTGAAGAGACCAAAAAAGTAACGTTTTATAGTCGCACCAAAAAAAGATTGTGGACCAAAGGCGAGGAGAGCGGAAACTTCTTGGAGCTGATAGATATTAAAAACGATTGTGACAATGATACACTTCTAGTTTTTGTAAAACCCGTAGGTCCTACTTGTCATAAAGGAACCGGTACTTGTTGGAACGAAGAGAACAACCCTAATTTCGGTTTCTTTTCGCAACTGGAAGATGTCATCAAGCAGCGCCGTGAAGCTTCGGATTCTAGTAAATCATATGTTGCCTCTTTATTTGAAAAGGGCATAAACAAAATAGCCCAAAAGGTTGGGGAGGAAGCCGTGGAAACGGTAATAGAGGCCATGGATGATAACGATGACCTCTTTTTATATGAAAGTGCCGATTTACTTTTTCATTACCTAATGTTGCTTCAGGCAAAAGGATTCACCTTAAAAGATATAGAAGCGGAACTAGTAAAACGACATAAATAG
- a CDS encoding aspartate/glutamate racemase family protein has protein sequence MKKIGLIGGITWQSTQLYYQLLNTKVAETLGGSSSCECLIESVNFAEISEKQGKGDWDSLHEKMADIALRLQNAGAEVILICANTMHLSVPAIEEKIDVPVLHIAEVAGEAVKAKGCQKILLLGTKYTMELDFYKDILKNQFQIEVLIPSKEDREVVHDVIYHELSKGIINEESKNKYLDIISKAEKEGAQGVILGCTEIPLLIQQKDCSIAVIDTTKEHAYAAVKFALA, from the coding sequence ATGAAAAAAATAGGTCTAATAGGAGGCATCACTTGGCAATCAACACAGTTGTATTATCAGTTGTTGAACACAAAAGTAGCTGAAACTTTAGGAGGTTCTAGTTCCTGTGAGTGTCTTATTGAGTCTGTTAACTTTGCAGAGATTTCGGAAAAACAGGGCAAAGGAGATTGGGATTCCTTGCATGAGAAGATGGCGGACATTGCCTTGCGTTTACAAAATGCCGGTGCGGAAGTTATTCTCATTTGTGCGAACACCATGCATTTAAGTGTTCCCGCAATCGAAGAAAAAATAGATGTTCCCGTATTGCATATAGCGGAGGTTGCCGGAGAGGCGGTTAAAGCCAAAGGATGCCAAAAAATATTGTTGTTGGGTACGAAGTATACTATGGAGTTGGATTTCTATAAGGACATCCTTAAAAATCAGTTTCAAATAGAGGTATTGATTCCTTCTAAAGAAGATAGAGAGGTGGTTCATGACGTAATATATCATGAACTTTCCAAAGGAATCATTAATGAAGAATCAAAAAATAAATATTTAGATATCATTAGCAAGGCTGAAAAAGAAGGTGCGCAAGGTGTTATTTTGGGTTGTACCGAAATTCCGTTGCTCATTCAACAAAAAGATTGCAGTATAGCGGTAATAGATACAACAAAGGAACACGCTTACGCCGCAGTTAAATTCGCACTTGCTTAA
- the hisF gene encoding imidazole glycerol phosphate synthase subunit HisF → MLAKRIIPCLDIKDGRTVKGVNFVDLRDAGDPVELAEIYSKEGADELVFLDISATEQKRKTLAELVYHVAEKVSIPFTVGGGISSVEDVDVLLQNGADKVSINSSAVKNPQLINDLVAKFGSQCIVVAIDAKQIDGEWIVHLVGGKVPTERKLFEWAKEVEERGAGEILFTSMDHDGTKDGFANEALSKLSTELNIPIIASGGAGNMQHFTDTFVDGKADAALAASVFHFKEIGIKDLKEELKDKGIPVRL, encoded by the coding sequence ATGCTAGCAAAGAGAATAATACCCTGTTTGGATATAAAGGATGGAAGAACGGTAAAAGGTGTAAATTTTGTTGATTTACGTGATGCGGGGGACCCAGTGGAATTGGCTGAAATTTATAGTAAGGAAGGAGCGGACGAGCTGGTTTTTCTAGATATTTCGGCAACGGAACAGAAGCGAAAAACTTTAGCGGAGCTAGTTTACCACGTAGCGGAAAAAGTAAGTATTCCGTTTACGGTAGGAGGGGGAATTTCGTCTGTGGAAGACGTTGATGTTCTGTTGCAAAACGGAGCGGATAAGGTTTCCATTAATTCATCCGCAGTAAAGAATCCACAGTTAATAAACGATTTGGTGGCCAAATTCGGTTCGCAGTGTATTGTGGTAGCCATAGATGCCAAACAGATAGATGGAGAGTGGATCGTTCATTTGGTAGGAGGTAAAGTGCCTACGGAACGTAAACTGTTTGAATGGGCCAAAGAAGTAGAAGAACGTGGTGCAGGAGAAATTCTTTTTACCTCAATGGATCATGATGGTACTAAAGATGGTTTTGCCAATGAAGCGCTGAGCAAACTAAGCACGGAATTGAACATTCCCATAATTGCATCGGGTGGTGCAGGAAATATGCAACATTTTACGGATACCTTTGTTGATGGAAAAGCCGATGCAGCGCTTGCAGCCAGTGTTTTTCATTTTAAAGAAATTGGTATTAAAGATTTGAAAGAAGAGTTAAAAGATAAAGGAATTCCCGTACGATTATAA
- the hisA gene encoding 1-(5-phosphoribosyl)-5-[(5-phosphoribosylamino)methylideneamino]imidazole-4-carboxamide isomerase yields MRIIPAIDIIDGKCVRLSKGDYDTKKIYNENPLEVAKEFEAHGIQYLHLVDLDGAKSKHIVNHKILEQIACGTTLNIDFGGGLKTDDDLRIAFESGANQITGGSIAVKDKETFSSWIQTYGAEKIILGADAKDEKVAVSGWQEESTEELIPFISSYQEKGIAYVICTDISKDGMLEGPSFDLYKKILEQCKVDMKGVEGKVTQRLKLIASGGISTFDELPKLAEMGCEGTIIGKAIYENRISLKQLEDFILEMGGR; encoded by the coding sequence ATGAGAATAATACCCGCAATAGATATCATAGATGGTAAATGCGTTCGCCTTTCAAAAGGGGACTATGATACTAAAAAAATATACAATGAGAACCCGTTAGAGGTAGCGAAGGAGTTTGAAGCGCATGGTATTCAATATTTGCATTTGGTGGATTTGGATGGCGCTAAGAGCAAACATATCGTAAATCATAAGATTTTAGAGCAAATTGCTTGTGGCACTACGTTGAACATTGATTTCGGCGGCGGATTGAAAACGGATGATGATCTAAGAATAGCTTTTGAAAGCGGAGCTAACCAAATTACTGGTGGAAGTATTGCGGTAAAAGATAAGGAGACGTTTTCCAGCTGGATTCAAACTTACGGTGCCGAGAAAATTATTTTAGGTGCGGATGCCAAAGATGAAAAAGTAGCCGTTTCGGGTTGGCAGGAGGAATCTACTGAAGAATTGATTCCGTTTATTTCATCATATCAAGAAAAAGGAATTGCCTATGTCATCTGTACCGATATTTCTAAAGACGGCATGCTAGAAGGACCTTCATTCGATTTATATAAAAAGATTTTAGAGCAGTGCAAAGTTGATATGAAGGGAGTTGAGGGAAAGGTAACCCAGCGACTAAAATTGATTGCCAGCGGTGGTATTTCAACCTTTGATGAATTGCCTAAACTTGCAGAAATGGGCTGTGAAGGCACAATAATCGGAAAAGCCATCTATGAAAATAGAATTAGCTTAAAACAGCTAGAGGATTTTATATTGGAAATGGGAGGGCGATAA